In one Niallia taxi genomic region, the following are encoded:
- a CDS encoding MATE family efflux transporter, whose protein sequence is MHEQTLFNISWPLFIELALHMGMGVIATLMLSHYSDNAASGVGVANQLLGIFILVFNVTSIAAMILIGQRLGANELSQARQFARSAVGLNVWFGVIVAILVLVFGEPLLRLFDIQGEVLNYGLIFIRICGASLFLESLSLALSAILRSHGFTKESMIVSIMMNIISVIGYAFSIFGLFGMPITGVIGVSWTIVIARAFAVFVLLYLVYKRIALTFKVQDIIKINKQDIRDMLYIGIPSAGENLSYQFSQLIITAIVASLGDASLAARVYISNISMICYLFTVAIAEGTQLLVARYIGGKQYDRALKRGIKTLRIAMVASLTAAIVMALIGSPILELFTDNYQILAVGVPILWAVVFTEPGRAMNIVLMSSLKSAGDVRFPVIIGIISMWGIAVTLSYTLGITFGLGLLGVWLAQGIDEWFRGIFACKRWLSKPWERVRVKNTAKSHI, encoded by the coding sequence ATGCATGAACAGACTCTTTTTAACATTTCTTGGCCTCTGTTTATAGAACTCGCATTGCATATGGGTATGGGTGTTATTGCCACACTTATGCTTAGCCATTATTCAGATAATGCGGCATCCGGAGTCGGTGTGGCTAACCAGCTGCTAGGGATATTTATTCTCGTTTTCAACGTCACTTCCATTGCAGCCATGATTTTAATCGGGCAAAGACTAGGAGCTAATGAACTTAGCCAGGCAAGACAATTTGCAAGATCTGCTGTCGGCCTTAATGTCTGGTTCGGAGTGATTGTTGCCATCCTCGTTTTAGTCTTCGGTGAGCCTTTGTTACGATTATTTGATATACAAGGAGAAGTTTTAAATTACGGGCTTATATTTATCCGCATATGTGGTGCTTCCCTCTTCTTAGAATCTCTTTCACTTGCACTTAGCGCTATCTTACGCAGCCACGGTTTTACGAAAGAATCAATGATCGTCAGTATTATGATGAATATCATCAGTGTCATTGGTTATGCTTTTAGCATTTTTGGGTTATTCGGTATGCCGATTACAGGAGTAATTGGGGTTTCTTGGACAATTGTAATTGCAAGGGCATTTGCCGTTTTTGTTTTGCTTTACTTAGTTTACAAAAGAATTGCGTTGACATTTAAAGTACAGGACATCATTAAAATCAACAAGCAGGATATTAGGGATATGCTATATATTGGGATACCATCTGCAGGAGAAAATCTTTCCTACCAATTTTCCCAATTAATCATCACTGCAATTGTTGCATCATTAGGAGATGCTTCCTTAGCAGCGAGAGTATATATTTCTAATATCTCCATGATTTGTTATTTATTCACTGTTGCTATTGCAGAAGGGACACAGCTCCTTGTTGCAAGATATATCGGCGGAAAGCAGTATGACCGTGCGCTTAAGCGTGGCATTAAAACATTACGAATTGCCATGGTTGCGTCATTAACGGCTGCTATCGTGATGGCACTTATTGGCTCACCAATATTAGAGCTGTTTACAGATAACTACCAAATTCTTGCAGTCGGTGTGCCAATCCTGTGGGCGGTTGTATTTACAGAGCCTGGAAGAGCAATGAACATTGTTTTGATGAGTTCTTTAAAATCTGCAGGAGATGTGCGCTTCCCAGTTATCATTGGAATCATCTCCATGTGGGGCATTGCCGTTACACTTAGCTACACGCTTGGTATAACATTCGGCTTAGGCTTACTTGGTGTTTGGCTGGCCCAAGGTATTGATGAATGGTTCAGAGGAATTTTCGCCTGCAAGCGCTGGCTGTCAAAGCCGTGGGAGCGGGTACGTGTTAAAAATACAGCAAAAAGTCATATTTAA